Proteins from one Bacteroides mediterraneensis genomic window:
- a CDS encoding NigD-like protein: MKTLSFIYKSFMLVMAVCLSVGLQSCQNDDDNTFYLSHYYANALVTVKLSADNTPYLQLDDSTTLRPVNMPTSPFGEKEVRALTNFDFSEEAPQEYDKAVFVNWIDSILTKPMAPNLGEEANLETYGNNPVEILNDWVTIAEDGYLTLRFATRWGNGQPHFVNLISTQNPDNSYEVEFCHNAFGDTNGRMGDGLVAFKLDGLPDTQGKTVKLTLKWNSFSGEKSAEFDYCTRKATNPQATEVTSIRNIQKVK; this comes from the coding sequence ATGAAAACGCTATCATTTATCTACAAAAGTTTCATGCTTGTAATGGCAGTATGCCTTTCTGTGGGACTCCAGTCATGTCAGAACGACGATGACAATACTTTTTACCTTTCACATTATTATGCCAACGCACTGGTTACCGTAAAACTGAGTGCCGACAATACCCCCTACCTGCAACTTGACGACAGCACCACCCTGCGCCCGGTAAACATGCCCACCTCTCCTTTCGGTGAAAAAGAAGTAAGAGCATTGACTAATTTTGACTTTTCGGAAGAAGCTCCTCAAGAATACGACAAAGCGGTCTTCGTCAACTGGATTGACAGTATTCTGACCAAACCGATGGCACCGAATTTGGGAGAAGAAGCAAACCTTGAAACGTACGGAAACAATCCGGTAGAAATCCTCAACGACTGGGTCACAATCGCGGAAGACGGTTACCTCACACTTCGTTTCGCCACCCGATGGGGAAACGGCCAACCGCATTTTGTAAACTTAATCAGTACACAAAATCCGGACAACTCCTACGAAGTGGAATTCTGCCATAATGCCTTTGGCGACACAAATGGAAGAATGGGAGACGGACTAGTTGCATTCAAGCTGGACGGACTGCCCGATACACAGGGAAAGACCGTAAAACTGACCTTGAAATGGAATTCATTTAGTGGAGAAAAATCAGCCGAGTTCGACTACTGTACCCGAAAAGCTACTAATCCTCAAGCCACAGAGGTCACTTCTATCCGGAATATACAGAAAGTAAAATAA